A single window of Micrococcaceae bacterium Sec5.1 DNA harbors:
- a CDS encoding SDR family oxidoreductase produces MVDLRLEGRRVLVTGGTSGIGLAVADAFAREGANVGIVGRSSQRLSTAVDDLRARHPHVTVVGGVCDMSDESAVQSATSDLVSQLGGLDHLVSSAGISGSLGSPVDQVPAEEFMEVQRTNVLGPFLAIKTALPHLREGTGATYTLIGNDSGFVAVPGMLAYNASKGAIVQLTRALSTELYNDGIRVNSVCPSIVDTPMAREGLGIDSFENAGYPVSKPSDVAWLVLSLASPLSGPVNGVSLMADYGYHARSSFPA; encoded by the coding sequence ATGGTAGACCTCCGACTAGAGGGCCGGCGAGTCCTGGTCACCGGCGGAACGTCGGGCATCGGGCTCGCAGTGGCCGATGCCTTCGCCAGAGAAGGGGCCAACGTAGGCATTGTCGGCAGGTCGTCGCAACGGCTCTCGACGGCGGTGGACGACTTACGTGCGAGACATCCCCACGTAACCGTCGTCGGAGGCGTCTGTGACATGTCCGACGAGTCAGCTGTACAGTCCGCCACCAGTGACCTGGTGTCACAATTGGGCGGGTTGGATCACCTTGTCAGCAGCGCCGGCATCTCTGGATCCCTCGGCAGCCCTGTGGATCAGGTTCCGGCCGAGGAGTTCATGGAGGTCCAACGGACCAACGTGCTGGGCCCGTTCCTGGCGATCAAGACAGCGTTGCCCCATCTTCGCGAGGGGACAGGTGCGACATATACGCTCATCGGCAATGACTCCGGCTTCGTCGCCGTGCCAGGCATGTTGGCTTACAACGCATCCAAGGGCGCAATCGTCCAGCTGACTCGGGCTTTGTCGACGGAACTCTACAATGACGGCATCCGCGTCAACAGCGTCTGCCCGTCAATCGTGGATACGCCAATGGCCCGCGAAGGCCTCGGCATTGACTCATTTGAGAACGCCGGATACCCCGTCAGTAAGCCCTCGGATGTTGCCTGGCTTGTGCTCAGTCTTGCATCCCCTCTCTCCGGCCCTGTCAACGGTGTCTCCCTCATGGCTGACTACGGCTACCACGCACGGTCGTCTTTTCCTGCCTGA
- a CDS encoding MoaF C-terminal domain-containing protein has product MNTTTTPEFISVGALGEGFAVNNNILEVNEGLNGQGLMLHFPGGRTHECRILNSQTLVWDGREQDARVTSVREGIYFIDFLMGDGFLVGDSVKKSVSLVLDNNNGQATLIEGALPDEQATSISAYDRARQGTELTGVEAAILHGSVGGTHGGTAHAPTGELIGLRNRYHYSPEEVYEHVYLNNNFYTWHCIEGSEAGLGDTDRCNYIKIAEALYLFVWREKIVPTLGVILIDMNRLKTDGKIFGYNGFDFSTYTNFPVGAITEVVNVTTH; this is encoded by the coding sequence TTGAACACCACAACAACGCCCGAGTTTATTTCCGTCGGCGCCCTGGGTGAGGGTTTCGCCGTTAACAACAACATTCTCGAAGTGAACGAGGGCCTGAACGGCCAGGGCTTAATGCTCCATTTTCCCGGCGGACGCACTCACGAGTGCCGGATCTTGAACAGCCAGACACTGGTCTGGGACGGCCGGGAGCAGGACGCACGCGTCACCTCCGTCAGGGAAGGCATTTACTTCATTGATTTCCTCATGGGCGACGGTTTCCTCGTGGGCGACTCGGTCAAGAAGTCAGTAAGCCTCGTACTGGACAACAACAACGGGCAAGCGACCCTGATAGAGGGAGCACTCCCTGACGAGCAAGCCACTTCCATCAGTGCCTACGACAGGGCACGCCAAGGCACGGAACTAACTGGAGTTGAAGCAGCCATTCTTCACGGCTCGGTAGGCGGGACGCACGGCGGAACCGCACACGCCCCCACCGGCGAACTGATCGGGCTAAGGAACCGTTACCACTACAGCCCCGAAGAGGTATACGAACACGTTTACCTGAACAACAACTTCTACACGTGGCACTGCATTGAGGGCTCAGAAGCCGGTCTGGGTGACACCGACCGCTGCAACTACATCAAAATCGCTGAGGCTCTGTATCTTTTCGTCTGGCGTGAAAAGATCGTCCCCACCCTCGGCGTCATTCTCATCGATATGAACCGACTAAAAACAGACGGCAAGATCTTTGGGTACAACGGCTTCGACTTCTCCACCTACACAAACTTCCCCGTGGGTGCCATTACGGAAGTAGTCAACGTCACCACTCACTAA
- a CDS encoding XRE family transcriptional regulator, whose product MTTENAPNTPSTADSSPPESGQQGALEAIIALQVRRYRVEAGMSAAELAIRTGLSKAMVSKIESASTSSSLTTLQRLALGLNIPVTALFQGADTEREASLTRAGEGSVTVRTGTRHGHEYRLLGSLKRREHAVEPTLVTLSSASDVFPQFQHTGTEFIYMLEGRMVYSHGSYEYELAPGDSLLFEAEGPHGPLRLTELPIRFLAVASH is encoded by the coding sequence ATGACAACCGAGAACGCCCCGAACACTCCCTCTACAGCGGACTCGTCCCCTCCGGAAAGTGGTCAGCAGGGCGCCCTCGAAGCCATTATCGCGCTGCAAGTCAGGCGCTACAGAGTCGAAGCCGGCATGTCGGCCGCTGAACTTGCTATTCGTACCGGGCTTTCCAAGGCCATGGTTTCCAAGATTGAGTCCGCCAGCACTTCATCTTCTTTGACAACCCTTCAACGGCTGGCGTTGGGGCTTAACATCCCTGTCACCGCCCTTTTCCAGGGGGCTGATACGGAGCGCGAGGCCTCGCTCACTCGTGCCGGAGAAGGGAGCGTCACGGTACGGACCGGAACTCGACATGGCCACGAGTATCGTTTGCTGGGCTCCCTTAAGCGGCGGGAACATGCCGTCGAACCCACTCTGGTCACCCTTTCCAGTGCCTCTGATGTTTTCCCGCAGTTCCAGCACACGGGCACTGAATTCATCTACATGCTCGAAGGTCGAATGGTTTACAGTCACGGATCCTACGAGTATGAGCTCGCACCAGGAGACTCGTTGTTGTTCGAGGCTGAGGGACCGCACGGACCACTTCGGCTAACGGAACTCCCCATTCGCTTTCTGGCAGTTGCTTCGCATTAA
- a CDS encoding ammonium transporter, translating into MDSGNVAWLLVSSALVCLMIPALALFYGGMVGSRRILNMMMMCFGGVSIVAVLWAAFGYSAVFGNSIGGLGLIGDPIQYLGMNQLLAADPNADVPPAVFAVFQLFFAGITTAIIAGAAAGRMKFGAWMLFAALWSTLVYLPVAHWVFALNSPDGTVTGGWILNSLKAIDFAGGTAVHINAGVAALALSLVLGRSAGWPKSEHVRPHSRPLVLVGAGLLWVGWYGFNAGSALAAGNTASVVFLTTAVAGTAALLGWIAVERLRRGRASSIGAASGLVAGLVAITPACGAVSPLGAIAIGAIAGAVCSLAVEWKFRLGFDDSLDVVGVHLVGGVIGTLLIGIFATEAAPNKTAGLLYGGGLGLLGTQALATGAVLVYSFAVTWLVAKLVHVTVGLRIRPEDEMRGIDIAAHAEEAYLIDEEPEMLGSPSRS; encoded by the coding sequence ATGGATTCCGGAAATGTCGCCTGGCTGCTGGTCAGCTCGGCTTTGGTGTGTTTGATGATCCCCGCCCTCGCTCTGTTCTACGGAGGCATGGTGGGTTCACGCCGGATACTGAACATGATGATGATGTGCTTCGGCGGCGTCAGCATTGTCGCGGTCCTCTGGGCCGCTTTCGGCTACTCGGCAGTCTTCGGCAATTCCATCGGTGGATTGGGCCTGATCGGCGATCCCATCCAATACCTGGGCATGAACCAGCTGCTCGCCGCTGATCCCAACGCCGACGTTCCCCCAGCAGTCTTTGCCGTCTTCCAACTCTTCTTCGCCGGGATCACCACTGCCATCATCGCCGGTGCCGCGGCCGGGCGGATGAAGTTCGGCGCATGGATGCTCTTCGCGGCGCTCTGGTCAACACTGGTCTACCTGCCCGTGGCCCACTGGGTCTTTGCCCTCAACTCCCCTGACGGCACTGTCACCGGCGGCTGGATCCTCAACAGCCTGAAAGCCATCGACTTCGCCGGCGGAACGGCCGTCCACATTAACGCCGGCGTCGCAGCGTTGGCGCTTTCGCTGGTGCTCGGCCGCAGCGCCGGTTGGCCCAAAAGCGAACACGTCCGTCCGCACAGCCGCCCGCTGGTACTTGTCGGTGCCGGTCTGCTCTGGGTCGGCTGGTACGGATTCAATGCCGGTTCAGCCCTCGCCGCCGGTAACACCGCATCGGTCGTCTTTCTGACCACCGCGGTGGCTGGTACCGCTGCGCTCCTGGGCTGGATCGCCGTCGAACGCCTCCGCCGTGGGCGCGCCAGCAGCATCGGGGCCGCATCCGGTCTCGTGGCCGGCCTCGTTGCCATCACTCCAGCGTGTGGCGCAGTCAGCCCGCTGGGTGCCATTGCCATTGGAGCCATCGCCGGAGCCGTGTGCTCCCTGGCGGTCGAATGGAAATTTCGCCTCGGCTTTGATGACTCCCTGGACGTTGTGGGCGTGCACCTCGTGGGAGGCGTCATCGGCACACTGCTCATCGGCATCTTCGCGACCGAAGCTGCACCCAACAAGACTGCGGGATTGCTCTACGGGGGCGGACTGGGCCTGCTGGGCACACAGGCGCTGGCCACTGGGGCAGTGCTGGTCTACTCGTTCGCCGTGACATGGCTCGTAGCTAAGCTCGTCCACGTCACCGTCGGCTTGCGCATACGACCGGAAGACGAAATGCGAGGCATCGACATCGCCGCCCACGCCGAAGAAGCCTACCTCATCGACGAAGAACCCGAAATGCTCGGCTCCCCTTCACGCTCATAA